The DNA region ACTGCAAAAGATGATATTACCTGACAATGTTTCAACAATCGAGAATGAATTTGAGAAATAATATGTCTGCATGATTAGAATAGAAACAATTAGAAATCCACTGGAAAAGGAGTATCAGCTCTCTACTAAGCAGCATTATGGAAATAATAGAAACTAAAGATCACCAAACCTGAGAATCAACGCTTAGAAAGTCCCAAACTTCAATCGATCCAGAAATTCTAGGGAGCTGCATCAGCTTCTGTAGAGTATCAATACAAGGAGTTAACTTTAAATGGAAGCAAGATGTGAGGATGTATGACCATGATAAAGACAAATTTAACCAAATGTACAAGTCAAAACCCCTCATCACATAGGCATGTCACAGCAAGACGAGTAATTATGATGTGAAGAGTTCTCACCGAGCATGAAAAGGTAAAAAGCGTCCAAGACACGGAACCAAACTAGACATCTCACCTTAGAACATTTGAATTctagaaagtactagaagttaATATCAAGCCCgtgataaatattttcttgcaTAGTCTTCATACAAAACGAAAAAGAATgagttcataatttttaattgattaacAGCAGTAAGCTCTCGAGTCAACAGTGAACACATTCCAGTTCCACCAGGTCAACAAGGGCAGCTTTAAGCAACAGAACCCAAGAGAAGAGATATCAAACCTTTaaatatccatcaagcaatcTGCACCTTTCCTGAATGACAGGAACATCCAAACCAGTGGAAAGGAAATGCTTTGGGGGCAAATGGAGATTGTACTCAGGAAAAGCCTTTAGACGACGATGCAACTCCTCAAAATGTCGAAACCTAGAGGATGTAGCAATAAATTGAAGATGCACATACCacaaataataagaaatactGACTAAGAAACCATCAAATTGTTAACTGAAAACTAATCAGCTAAAGTATTGAAAACACAGAAGATGGACATCAGAAAAGATGCATTTAAGAGAAAGATGAAGTCTAGGATGATATCCTAATCACCTTCTTTTGACAGACCAGCTATTATTGTTAGCATCTGTGACAGATAAGGAATAGACAGCAAAAGTTTTAGAGCCGCTTTTTACAATATTTGCACCAAGCACCTGCAATGGGAAATTAAAAGTGCATGATTCACCGTTTGAAGTAATTAGATAAGGAAGCACCAAAAGCACAATGAAGAAAATACTTAGCTCCACAAGTACCTCACATCTTAACCTTAAAAAGGATTCCAGAACCAATGAATCTTGCGACAAGTTAACAGTTGGAGTATGGTATTCTGGAAGAGATGCAGATGGTGCAGATGAAGAAGCTGCTGCTCCACTATTCGCTCTACTCAAAATTTCATCATCAGTATCGTCACTTGAGACTTCACCATTTCCATAACCTTTTGATGCATTGAGTATATCTTGTCCATCCCCAGACAAGAAACTCGTCCTCTCAACCTCATGCCACACTGGAACCTTTCTTCCACTAGACCTCTTCCTGCCAGACTGGCCATTGGGAAATCTTTGATAGCGAAGCTGTCCTTTACTTGTCTTTTTTGCATAATGGCCTTCAATGGTTTCTAGTGGATGATGAATGTGAGAAACCGCGTTTCTCTTACTCTTACCATCCCAGACTTTAGTACCAGGAGAGTCCAGGCCTGTAACAGTGCCAGTTCCTTCATCAGAAGAAGTGTATGAAGTACTTCCAGAGTCAATCTCCTCCAATCGCATAGGACTATGCTCATCATCTTCATGAGTTTCAGAATAACTCGGAAAGCTCTTATCGACATGTTTAGAGTTACTTACTGATAATGCATCCCCACATTCCAAGGCATGGGCATTGCTCCCTGAGGGATGGTTCTTCACTGTATTCTCCTTTTCTATAGGTTTCGGCATTGTCTTTGAATTGTCACTAGACACAGGCCTCATAGTTGAAGAATTCTGAGGAACTTGCTCGATCAACCGATTCTCCCCTTCCTTCCTCTTATAATTTCTCCCTTTGGTCCACATGTTCTCAAAATGCTCGGGCGCAAGGGCCTGGGCCTTTCTACGAGAAATCAAATCTAGCATCTCTCCCCACTCACCTCCAGGGCGATGCCGTTGAATACCTTTATCATCACCATTTTGAGAATTTGCAGGCATTGAACCCCATGAGCGAGAAGACCGAGTATCAATGGAAAGTAATGGATCTTTAGAAAGACGGGTTCTATTTACATGGTCTGCTTCTGGTTTATCAGAACCGGATGTTTTTGTTTTCAACTGAACAAGTTCAACACCAGTTACAGTTGGATCGAGAAACCTTGAGAAATGATCTGCTGACACCCTTGATGGTCCAGTTTTTGACTGCAATTCTTGTGCTACAAGTGCAGCTTTAGCAGCATTGGTCTTAGAAATGTAAATGGCTTCAATCCGTTCATTGATGAATCTGCAACAGAtattaaagaagaagatataaAGAACAGCAAGAAGAAACATTAAGATAAGAAGGCCTTGCAGACGAGTACCTTGGATTTGCCAAATTTAATACTGGTCGAATGACTGCACATGCAAGAAGCTCCCGGGCAGCATAACGGAAAAAACAACACTGCAGATCTTCAGGTTTGAAGATAAATGATATTAGGCCATCCACCAGGTGTTGTAAGACCTGCAATTAACCATCACAGAATATGTAATGACAAGAATGAGAAGCTTATGAAATTCACAAAAGAAAGGGGGCCAAGGAAGCAAACCTTATGCTCAGCTTCAGCAGAAAACAAAGCAGGATGCAGTTTGTTTTCAGAAGCCAAAATGTGCCTCAATGCTGTATTACGGTTCTCAATTGTTATCTGCCCCGGTTGTTGCTTTTCAATCCTAGCTTGAGTCATACGGAAAATTTCCAAATGGGTGCAGATGAGACTGACAAGATCCCTGCATCATTTAAGAAGATAGACAGCTGTTTGAATAATGTATTCTCTTGAATCCAATTGATGGAAAATGTCTGGTAACATCATGTATAAGAACCTTGTCAGGAGAtcgattaaatttatattcctCAATCGATCAGAAAATTCTGCAAGGACATCATTTATGATGCGCACCAGTTCTTCTGGGCCATCTTTGTCAGGTGTTAACCGAGAGTACCACAAGTCTGTGACCCACTCAGACACTATGTGCCTAGTGAAGTGATCTATGGCATCTTCAACAACTGGTGAATCCACTTTCTTTCTCCAATCAGATTTTTTAATAACTTTTGGAGCTTCAACGGGTTTCCTCTGAGATGGGCCAGCAGTTACAGGTCGCTTGCTGCTATACGTTGCCGCTTTCTTCCGCGCATCAAAATCTAATGAAAAATAGCGAAGCATGATAATCAAAGTTGCTGCAGCTGGCAAATTGACCCATACTGAGGAGCTTGTCACTGatacaaaaacaagaacaaaTAAACATGCTTCAGCATCAGACAAGATGAAAATGCAAAAGGGAACATCAAATTTCCCTCCCTAATTCCTACAAATTCATCAttatagtttttaaaattaatcattGCTTACTATAGTCAAGAATTTGCATTATCCGAAGAAATCCGATATGTATTAAGCGCTAAATTAACCGAGTAACTGGCAACTAACCCGATATGCTATAGTGCCTCATGATCACAGATTCCTTAATGTCCAACATTAACAAAACGCATAATTTCTGTAGACCAACTAATCCATAATCCCCAAGGGCAAGAAAGAACAACAGGATTGCACATTAGGATGGAGTACAGCccaagtaattaattaaaccacgtGTACATTAAATCCAATTTGCAAAGGGAAGCACCGCAGCTCACTGATATAGTAATTGCTTTGCTtttcaaattaagaaatttcaaatcaaatgaaaattgcATCTTTACAGGAAATTAGATCAAGTACTAAACGGGGACTAAAAAAATGCAGCATATCTCGTTCTGAAGTAGAGGGATTCGCCGGAAAATAAAAACCCGAGTTAATCATCGGAACACGCGCAACCGTAATAGAAGACTTACAGGACATGAGATACGACAATCCCACGACGCATATAACCAGGAACACAATCCGCTTCTTCGCCTCCTCGGCCAGGTCCTTGACGGTCACCGGCCTCGAGGTGGTGGAGCTCATTTCTGCACAATTGTTCACCTCAGATTCCTCCGAGCGCTAAACAGTCCCTCAGAACCGGACCACTTCCTCCTCGTCACCGGCACCAGTGACCGGGAAAACCATCTGGGCAGCTCAAAAAATCCCGGAATGCAACAACCCACCTGAAGGATCGGGAAATGCGAAGCAAGAAGAATAGAAACCCGAGATCAAGAGCAAGAGATCAAGCCGAAACAATAGCGGCACCTGGGGAAGAAGAGACCTTGGGAGATTTTGGAATCGATTGAGAGCGAGGGAGGAGATGACTGTTAGGTTTGGCTAGTCGGTTGATCGATCGATGCCGTGTGGATTTTTCTCACAGCTTCTTGCGTCTCTTTGCAAACTGGGGGGTTTAGGGATTTGATGGGGGTGGGGGGGCCTGCGTTGGAATTGGAATTGGAATTGGAATTTGAAGAAGGCTTTTAGGAAGAAAGAGAGGATTTCAGGAATTTGGGAAAATTTTGAACTGTGTTGATTTGATTCTGTTGTTTATTGGTTTGGTTGAAAGTTGGAAGGGTGTGTGCGCCTTTCTCAGGTTCTCAAAGTGAAAAACGAATAATTTCATATCCCAATTTATAGCTCGTCTTAATAAATTCaagcccaaaaaagaaaaaaaatcgtatataacataatttttcgctaattttcacttttcacATCAGATAACACGTCGTCAATTTACTAAAGTGGCACTatacaaaaaagtaaaataaaaataaaatgaaattatttaaaagagtAAAACGA from Punica granatum isolate Tunisia-2019 chromosome 3, ASM765513v2, whole genome shotgun sequence includes:
- the LOC116200007 gene encoding uncharacterized protein LOC116200007 isoform X3; the protein is MAQKNWDLVSLICTHLEIFRMTQARIEKQQPGQITIENRNTALRHILASENKLHPALFSAEAEHKVLQHLVDGLISFIFKPEDLQCCFFRYAARELLACAVIRPVLNLANPRFINERIEAIYISKTNAAKAALVAQELQSKTGPSRVSADHFSRFLDPTVTGVELVQLKTKTSGSDKPEADHVNRTRLSKDPLLSIDTRSSRSWGSMPANSQNGDDKGIQRHRPGGEWGEMLDLISRRKAQALAPEHFENMWTKGRNYKRKEGENRLIEQVPQNSSTMRPVSSDNSKTMPKPIEKENTVKNHPSGSNAHALECGDALSVSNSKHVDKSFPSYSETHEDDEHSPMRLEEIDSGSTSYTSSDEGTGTVTGLDSPGTKVWDGKSKRNAVSHIHHPLETIEGHYAKKTSKGQLRYQRFPNGQSGRKRSSGRKVPVWHEVERTSFLSGDGQDILNASKGYGNGEVSSDDTDDEILSRANSGAAASSSAPSASLPEYHTPTVNLSQDSLVLESFLRLRCEVLGANIVKSGSKTFAVYSLSVTDANNNSWSVKRRFRHFEELHRRLKAFPEYNLHLPPKHFLSTGLDVPVIQERCRLLDGYLKKLMQLPRISGSIEVWDFLSVDSQTYYFSNSFSIVETLSVDLDNKPSARNKTISTFAGPMVNPLSRKESFVPESRETVLQMKHSPAPDGSRLNAKENDVDGRGNDVREETSKILIDAANDPTLPTEWVPPNLSVPLLDLVDVIFQLQDGGWIRRKAFWVAKQILQLGMSDAFDDWLMEKIQLLRRGSVIASGIKRIEQILWPDGIFITKHPKRQKQPPAGSSPQTPHGQQPTEIASPRLSDEQQQFEAERRAKLVYELMIDKAPAAIVSLVGRKEYEQCAKDLYYFLQSTVCLKLLAFDLLELLLLSAFPELDYVFKHLHEEKHRFGEFRAN
- the LOC116200007 gene encoding uncharacterized protein LOC116200007 isoform X1, with translation MSSTTSRPVTVKDLAEEAKKRIVFLVICVVGLSYLMSLTSSSVWVNLPAAATLIIMLRYFSLDFDARKKAATYSSKRPVTAGPSQRKPVEAPKVIKKSDWRKKVDSPVVEDAIDHFTRHIVSEWVTDLWYSRLTPDKDGPEELVRIINDVLAEFSDRLRNINLIDLLTRDLVSLICTHLEIFRMTQARIEKQQPGQITIENRNTALRHILASENKLHPALFSAEAEHKVLQHLVDGLISFIFKPEDLQCCFFRYAARELLACAVIRPVLNLANPRFINERIEAIYISKTNAAKAALVAQELQSKTGPSRVSADHFSRFLDPTVTGVELVQLKTKTSGSDKPEADHVNRTRLSKDPLLSIDTRSSRSWGSMPANSQNGDDKGIQRHRPGGEWGEMLDLISRRKAQALAPEHFENMWTKGRNYKRKEGENRLIEQVPQNSSTMRPVSSDNSKTMPKPIEKENTVKNHPSGSNAHALECGDALSVSNSKHVDKSFPSYSETHEDDEHSPMRLEEIDSGSTSYTSSDEGTGTVTGLDSPGTKVWDGKSKRNAVSHIHHPLETIEGHYAKKTSKGQLRYQRFPNGQSGRKRSSGRKVPVWHEVERTSFLSGDGQDILNASKGYGNGEVSSDDTDDEILSRANSGAAASSSAPSASLPEYHTPTVNLSQDSLVLESFLRLRCEVLGANIVKSGSKTFAVYSLSVTDANNNSWSVKRRFRHFEELHRRLKAFPEYNLHLPPKHFLSTGLDVPVIQERCRLLDGYLKKLMQLPRISGSIEVWDFLSVDSQTYYFSNSFSIVETLSVDLDNKPSARNKTISTFAGPMVNPLSRKESFVPESRETVLQMKHSPAPDGSRLNAKENDVDGRGNDVREETSKILIDAANDPTLPTEWVPPNLSVPLLDLVDVIFQLQDGGWIRRKAFWVAKQILQLGMSDAFDDWLMEKIQLLRRGSVIASGIKRIEQILWPDGIFITKHPKRQKQPPAGSSPQTPHGQQPTEIASPRLSDEQQQFEAERRAKLVYELMIDKAPAAIVSLVGRKEYEQCAKDLYYFLQSTVCLKLLAFDLLELLLLSAFPELDYVFKHLHEEKHRFGEFRAN
- the LOC116200007 gene encoding uncharacterized protein LOC116200007 isoform X2; its protein translation is MSSTTSRPVTVKDLAEEAKKRIVFLVICVVGLSYLMSYFDARKKAATYSSKRPVTAGPSQRKPVEAPKVIKKSDWRKKVDSPVVEDAIDHFTRHIVSEWVTDLWYSRLTPDKDGPEELVRIINDVLAEFSDRLRNINLIDLLTRDLVSLICTHLEIFRMTQARIEKQQPGQITIENRNTALRHILASENKLHPALFSAEAEHKVLQHLVDGLISFIFKPEDLQCCFFRYAARELLACAVIRPVLNLANPRFINERIEAIYISKTNAAKAALVAQELQSKTGPSRVSADHFSRFLDPTVTGVELVQLKTKTSGSDKPEADHVNRTRLSKDPLLSIDTRSSRSWGSMPANSQNGDDKGIQRHRPGGEWGEMLDLISRRKAQALAPEHFENMWTKGRNYKRKEGENRLIEQVPQNSSTMRPVSSDNSKTMPKPIEKENTVKNHPSGSNAHALECGDALSVSNSKHVDKSFPSYSETHEDDEHSPMRLEEIDSGSTSYTSSDEGTGTVTGLDSPGTKVWDGKSKRNAVSHIHHPLETIEGHYAKKTSKGQLRYQRFPNGQSGRKRSSGRKVPVWHEVERTSFLSGDGQDILNASKGYGNGEVSSDDTDDEILSRANSGAAASSSAPSASLPEYHTPTVNLSQDSLVLESFLRLRCEVLGANIVKSGSKTFAVYSLSVTDANNNSWSVKRRFRHFEELHRRLKAFPEYNLHLPPKHFLSTGLDVPVIQERCRLLDGYLKKLMQLPRISGSIEVWDFLSVDSQTYYFSNSFSIVETLSVDLDNKPSARNKTISTFAGPMVNPLSRKESFVPESRETVLQMKHSPAPDGSRLNAKENDVDGRGNDVREETSKILIDAANDPTLPTEWVPPNLSVPLLDLVDVIFQLQDGGWIRRKAFWVAKQILQLGMSDAFDDWLMEKIQLLRRGSVIASGIKRIEQILWPDGIFITKHPKRQKQPPAGSSPQTPHGQQPTEIASPRLSDEQQQFEAERRAKLVYELMIDKAPAAIVSLVGRKEYEQCAKDLYYFLQSTVCLKLLAFDLLELLLLSAFPELDYVFKHLHEEKHRFGEFRAN